In a single window of the Gemmatimonadaceae bacterium genome:
- a CDS encoding TonB-dependent receptor: protein MLGASIPVVMAPSATSAQDSTATRTTRRLQPVNVTVSREGARSVLDLPFGVSRLQADSSRTGIRRASLTELLLNVPGLAVSNRFNPTQDPRLAIRGFGARSAFGIRGVRVMRDGVPLTLADGQTAVDFVDLEGVGSAEVMRGAAGALYGNASGGVLELKSDPFPKQKLDGTLRYVMNADATRSTGTTAGSARDGALGWRVTGTLNRADGPRDYADFRSSATNADLAWRKENSALRAQFTWYDSPTAQNPGAVTAAELRDTPTVADSLNILRQASKKVGQKLLSVTGERSWDAGSATASVFSGWRDLYNPQAFAIVGFDRRTLGATARVEQRGFARNHLWRVTVGADVQSQRDDRRNWNNCAGRVGAGRPVAICPTFDNQGTETIHQLEKVGSAGFFARGEVNRAWLTVTGTLRRDQSAFSVRDYRATYAVGGRVESRTMSAFTPMLGLSFRVRPTLSLYTNLASSFETPTTTELANRPDGSAGLNRELQPQRGATLEAGLKGIVGRHFFVDLALFNIRTRDELIPYDIPNSGGRRYFRNAGETLRRGAELGVTGSFGMVDIGGALTRIAYTYEDYVVGATRLDGRDVPGVAPVTSSLYVTARRRFGFATLEMQQAQRTAADDTNNNFAPGWVLWNARIGLPTSNRWRFTPVIGIDNIFDRHYAANIVTNATRSRFYEPGAGRRVYVSVRVGA, encoded by the coding sequence ATGCTCGGAGCGTCGATCCCCGTCGTGATGGCGCCGAGCGCGACGAGTGCACAGGACTCCACCGCCACGCGCACCACGCGTCGCTTGCAACCCGTGAACGTGACGGTCTCGCGCGAAGGGGCGCGGTCGGTGCTCGACCTCCCGTTTGGCGTCTCGCGACTGCAGGCCGATTCGTCGCGCACCGGCATTCGCCGAGCCTCGCTCACGGAGCTCCTGCTCAACGTCCCGGGGCTCGCCGTCTCCAACCGCTTCAATCCCACACAGGACCCGCGCCTCGCCATCCGCGGCTTTGGAGCGCGATCGGCCTTTGGCATTCGCGGCGTGCGCGTCATGCGCGACGGTGTACCGCTCACCCTCGCCGACGGGCAGACGGCGGTCGACTTTGTGGATCTGGAAGGAGTGGGGAGCGCCGAGGTGATGCGCGGCGCCGCCGGCGCACTGTATGGCAACGCGTCGGGCGGGGTGCTGGAACTCAAGAGTGATCCGTTTCCGAAGCAGAAGCTCGATGGGACGCTGCGCTACGTGATGAATGCCGACGCGACACGTTCCACAGGCACCACCGCCGGTTCGGCGCGCGACGGCGCGTTAGGCTGGCGCGTCACGGGGACGCTGAATCGCGCCGATGGCCCGCGCGACTACGCGGACTTCCGCTCCTCGGCGACCAACGCTGATCTCGCCTGGCGCAAGGAGAACTCGGCGCTGCGCGCCCAGTTCACCTGGTACGACTCTCCAACGGCGCAGAACCCCGGAGCCGTGACTGCGGCGGAACTGCGCGATACCCCGACTGTCGCCGATTCGCTGAACATCCTGCGCCAGGCCAGCAAGAAGGTCGGCCAGAAGCTCCTCTCCGTCACCGGCGAACGCTCGTGGGATGCTGGCTCCGCCACGGCGAGCGTCTTTTCCGGGTGGCGCGACCTGTACAATCCGCAAGCGTTCGCCATCGTCGGCTTCGACCGCCGCACGTTAGGCGCTACCGCGCGCGTCGAGCAGCGCGGCTTTGCGCGCAACCACCTCTGGCGCGTCACCGTCGGCGCCGACGTGCAGTCGCAGCGCGACGACCGGCGCAACTGGAACAACTGCGCGGGGCGCGTGGGCGCCGGGCGCCCTGTTGCCATTTGCCCAACCTTCGACAACCAGGGGACAGAGACCATCCATCAACTGGAGAAGGTGGGGAGCGCCGGCTTCTTCGCGCGCGGCGAGGTGAACCGCGCCTGGCTCACCGTGACCGGGACGCTGCGCCGCGACCAGAGCGCCTTCAGCGTGCGCGACTATCGCGCGACGTACGCCGTGGGCGGGCGCGTGGAGTCGCGCACCATGTCGGCCTTCACGCCGATGCTCGGCCTGTCGTTCCGCGTGCGCCCGACGCTCTCGCTCTACACCAACCTTGCCTCGTCGTTCGAGACGCCCACCACGACCGAACTTGCCAACCGTCCCGACGGTTCGGCAGGGCTCAACCGCGAGCTGCAACCGCAGCGCGGCGCGACACTCGAGGCCGGGCTCAAGGGAATCGTCGGGCGCCACTTCTTCGTCGACCTCGCGCTCTTCAACATCCGCACGCGCGACGAACTGATCCCGTACGACATTCCCAACAGCGGCGGGCGCCGCTATTTCCGCAACGCCGGCGAGACGCTGCGCCGCGGCGCCGAACTGGGCGTCACCGGATCGTTTGGCATGGTCGACATCGGTGGGGCGCTCACGCGCATCGCCTACACGTACGAAGACTACGTCGTCGGCGCCACGCGCCTCGACGGCAGGGACGTCCCCGGTGTTGCACCTGTCACCTCGTCGCTGTACGTCACCGCGCGCCGGCGCTTCGGCTTCGCCACGCTCGAGATGCAACAGGCCCAGCGCACCGCGGCCGACGACACCAACAACAACTTCGCCCCCGGCTGGGTCCTCTGGAACGCCCGCATCGGGCTCCCGACATCGAATCGTTGGAGATTCACCCCGGTCATCGGCATCGACAACATCTTCGACCGCCACTACGCAGCGAACATCGTCACCAACGCGACGCGTTCGCGGTTCTATGAGCCGGGGGCGGGGCGGCGTGTGTATGTGTCGGTGCGGGTTGGGGCTTAG
- a CDS encoding Hsp20/alpha crystallin family protein: MVTITPLNTMLDRMVTLSRAMDQAFVNGSTETLKPAAQPAFVPELDAWETEHEYLVRLDLPGVKTEAVDIAFEKNTLTIRGERERGISAPEKGELRVFFAERDWGSFTRSLRFPQHVAGENITASFEAGVLTVRIPKSEAAKPRKIQISATEAGQVQG; encoded by the coding sequence ATGGTTACCATCACGCCGCTCAACACGATGCTCGATCGCATGGTCACCCTGAGCCGGGCCATGGACCAGGCATTCGTCAACGGATCTACCGAAACGCTCAAGCCGGCGGCGCAGCCCGCCTTTGTCCCGGAACTCGATGCCTGGGAGACGGAGCACGAGTATCTCGTCCGGCTCGACCTTCCCGGCGTGAAGACCGAGGCGGTCGACATCGCCTTCGAGAAGAACACGCTGACCATTCGCGGTGAACGCGAGCGCGGAATCAGCGCGCCCGAGAAGGGGGAGCTGCGCGTCTTCTTTGCCGAGCGGGACTGGGGGAGCTTCACGCGCTCGCTGCGCTTCCCGCAGCATGTGGCCGGCGAGAACATCACGGCGTCGTTCGAGGCCGGAGTGCTGACGGTGCGCATCCCGAAGAGCGAGGCGGCCAAGCCGCGGAAGATCCAGATCAGCGCCACTGAGGCGGGTCAGGTACAGGGGTGA
- a CDS encoding trypsin-like peptidase domain-containing protein gives MPADSASLPSSTTTLQSLSDELATAAATASRSLVAIHARRRIPSSGVVWRPGVVVTAHHTIQRDEGITVTLADGTTVGATLAGRDPSTDLAVLRLASEVGVPITRAPLASARVGQLVLALGMPGAAATAALGIVSSVGGEWRTWHGGRIDQFIHLDVAIHDGFSGGAAIDVSGRMLGINSSGLARASAMTIPLATIERVVEQLVANGRVRRGYIGLGVQPVRLPAGVVRAQSLSRDVALMVISIEEGGPAHAAGIFLGDVLVAADGRPVADPGDLLATLTGDRIDTPVTIRLLRGGAPHDIAVTVGERRSARE, from the coding sequence ATGCCCGCCGATTCCGCTTCCTTACCATCCAGCACCACCACGCTCCAGTCGCTTTCCGATGAACTGGCCACCGCCGCCGCCACGGCGTCGCGCTCGCTCGTCGCCATTCACGCCCGCCGGCGCATCCCGTCGAGCGGCGTTGTCTGGCGCCCGGGGGTGGTCGTCACGGCGCACCACACCATCCAGCGCGACGAGGGCATCACGGTCACCCTCGCCGACGGCACCACCGTTGGAGCAACGCTCGCCGGGCGCGACCCGTCCACCGACCTCGCCGTCCTTCGCCTCGCCAGCGAGGTGGGGGTCCCCATCACCCGTGCCCCGCTGGCGAGCGCGCGCGTGGGCCAGCTCGTGCTCGCGTTAGGCATGCCGGGGGCTGCGGCCACCGCCGCCCTGGGCATCGTCTCCTCCGTGGGAGGTGAATGGCGCACCTGGCACGGCGGGCGCATCGACCAGTTCATCCACCTCGACGTCGCCATCCACGACGGCTTCTCGGGCGGCGCGGCGATCGATGTCTCGGGACGGATGCTCGGCATCAACTCGTCGGGGCTCGCACGCGCTTCGGCGATGACAATCCCCCTCGCCACCATCGAGCGCGTGGTCGAACAGCTCGTCGCCAACGGGCGCGTGCGCCGCGGCTACATCGGGCTGGGCGTGCAGCCGGTGCGACTCCCGGCCGGGGTGGTGCGCGCGCAGTCGCTCTCACGCGACGTCGCCCTGATGGTAATCTCGATCGAGGAGGGAGGACCCGCCCACGCCGCCGGAATCTTCCTCGGCGATGTCCTGGTTGCGGCTGACGGAAGGCCGGTGGCCGACCCCGGCGACCTCCTCGCAACGCTCACGGGCGACCGCATCGACACCCCGGTCACCATTCGCCTCCTGCGCGGCGGCGCGCCGCACGACATCGCCGTCACCGTGGGTGAGCGCCGCAGCGCGCGGGAGTGA
- a CDS encoding response regulator transcription factor: protein MIRLALAAPSAMLLSELETLVLRDGAFTVVERIACLDDIGETLEGADVDVVVVVVDDPSRFSLPSFGEGEGDTESSGATYRCLLLVDADPGEVAGWISRGARAVLPRDADGQEILAALEAVHAGLAVVPAADAQALASTASPRSTPRRRNDVPAAAPPPLSPREREILALVAEGMGNKIVAARLGISEHTVKTHVASIFQKLGADTRAEAVAIGARSGVILL from the coding sequence GTGATCCGACTCGCCCTCGCCGCCCCGTCGGCGATGCTGCTCTCCGAGCTCGAGACCCTGGTGCTGCGCGACGGCGCCTTCACCGTGGTCGAGCGCATCGCGTGCCTGGACGACATTGGCGAGACGCTCGAAGGGGCCGATGTGGACGTCGTGGTCGTCGTAGTGGACGACCCCTCCCGCTTCTCGCTCCCGTCCTTTGGCGAGGGAGAGGGCGACACCGAGAGCAGTGGCGCGACGTACCGCTGTCTTCTCCTGGTCGATGCCGACCCGGGAGAGGTGGCGGGGTGGATAAGCCGCGGGGCACGCGCTGTTCTCCCGCGCGACGCCGACGGCCAGGAGATTCTCGCCGCGCTCGAGGCGGTGCATGCGGGGCTCGCCGTGGTTCCGGCGGCGGACGCCCAGGCGCTGGCCTCTACTGCCTCACCGCGCTCCACGCCGCGGCGCAGGAACGATGTGCCGGCGGCGGCTCCTCCCCCCCTCTCGCCGCGTGAGCGGGAAATCCTCGCGCTCGTTGCCGAGGGGATGGGGAACAAGATCGTCGCCGCCCGGCTGGGGATCTCCGAGCACACGGTCAAGACGCACGTCGCGTCGATCTTCCAGAAGCTCGGCGCCGATACCCGGGCCGAAGCGGTCGCCATCGGGGCGCGGAGCGGGGTGATCCTCCTGTAG
- a CDS encoding DUF4097 family beta strand repeat protein yields the protein MRPMRLSVPHTLVAAAVGATMLTAAPALVSAQQVQGVKDRVFSISERVGSGGDVRIFARQGDITISEGTGSTVEFRAEKDERRGRLEEIGFIVRKDGDGVTICAVYADDDDCDADGLDRHSGRWNWGRRSLHLAITVKVPRGVRLNTASGNGDILLVANVAEARIASGNGKLRISGVSGRVDASSGNGEVSVDNTTGPVQARSGNGDITIGTVNGPVNASSGNGDIRVRMDKLAGSDDMEFSSGNGRVEVVVPSDFSADVEANSGNGRITTDFPITIRGKLSPSRLRGTIGNGGRRLRMSTGNGSMEIRRAS from the coding sequence ATGCGTCCCATGCGCCTCTCCGTTCCCCACACGCTCGTGGCCGCCGCCGTCGGCGCCACCATGCTCACGGCCGCCCCGGCGCTCGTCTCCGCCCAGCAGGTGCAAGGGGTGAAGGACCGTGTCTTCTCCATCAGCGAGCGCGTGGGGAGTGGCGGCGATGTTCGCATCTTCGCGCGCCAGGGCGACATCACGATCTCCGAGGGGACGGGGAGCACGGTCGAGTTCCGCGCCGAGAAGGATGAGCGCCGCGGGCGCCTGGAGGAGATCGGCTTCATCGTGCGCAAGGACGGCGATGGCGTCACCATCTGTGCGGTCTACGCCGACGACGACGATTGCGACGCCGACGGGCTCGATCGCCACTCCGGGCGCTGGAACTGGGGGCGCCGCTCGTTGCATCTGGCGATCACGGTGAAGGTCCCGCGCGGCGTGCGCCTGAACACCGCCAGCGGCAACGGCGACATCTTGCTGGTCGCCAACGTGGCCGAGGCGCGCATCGCCAGCGGGAACGGGAAGCTGCGCATCTCCGGCGTGAGCGGTCGCGTCGATGCCTCGTCAGGCAACGGCGAGGTCTCCGTCGACAACACGACCGGTCCGGTGCAGGCACGATCGGGCAACGGCGACATCACCATCGGCACCGTCAACGGCCCGGTGAACGCGTCGTCCGGCAATGGCGACATCCGCGTGCGCATGGACAAGCTCGCGGGGAGCGACGACATGGAGTTCTCGTCGGGCAACGGGCGCGTCGAGGTGGTCGTCCCGTCCGACTTCTCGGCGGATGTCGAAGCGAACAGCGGCAACGGGCGCATCACGACCGACTTCCCCATCACCATCCGTGGGAAGCTCTCCCCGTCACGCCTGCGCGGGACTATCGGCAACGGCGGGCGCCGGTTGCGCATGAGCACCGGGAACGGTTCGATGGAGATCCGCCGCGCATCGTAG
- a CDS encoding M20/M25/M40 family metallo-hydrolase, with the protein MSALSLVRRACPRREVVAAAALAALSPAIAFRPLAAQELSGRAARDAARSYREANEAGILREFAGLLSLPNVASDSVNIRRNAALLMEMLRKRGATARLLEVPGGPPAVLGELTVPGATRTVVLYAHYDGQPVDPKQWTGGTPFTPILRDKALYQGGKEIAFPNDGQRLDGEARIYARSASDDKGSIIAMLTALDALKARGAAPSLNLKFFFEGEEEAGSGHLQQILETYKSVLKGDAWLFCDGPVHQGGDQQLVFGLRGVTGLEMTVYGPTRPLHSGHYGNWAPNPGMLLTHLVASMRSDDGEILIPGFYRDVRPLSAAERKAIAGLPLVDTTLRRSLGLARTEGSNALLAERIMRPALNLRGIRVGGVQELGSNTISTEAFASFDFRLVPNQTPERVRELVERHLRTKGWHIVSDTPSVADRLKYPRLVRLQWEKGYPAQRASMDDPFSQALVRAVSDGAPKAPLLVPTLGGSGPSYLFTLVLGVPVVTLPIANYDNNQHATNENLRVQNLWNAIEMYAGMMSRLGREWGGPVVP; encoded by the coding sequence ATGTCGGCGTTGTCTCTCGTCCGTCGCGCCTGCCCGCGTCGCGAGGTTGTTGCAGCTGCGGCGCTTGCGGCCCTGTCCCCCGCAATCGCCTTTCGCCCCCTTGCCGCGCAGGAGCTGTCCGGGCGCGCCGCGCGCGACGCCGCGCGCAGCTACCGCGAAGCCAACGAGGCGGGGATCCTGCGCGAGTTTGCCGGGCTCCTCTCGCTGCCTAACGTTGCCAGCGACTCGGTCAACATCCGGCGCAACGCGGCGCTCCTCATGGAGATGCTGCGCAAGCGCGGCGCGACGGCGCGACTTCTCGAAGTGCCGGGCGGCCCTCCCGCGGTCCTTGGCGAGCTTACCGTTCCCGGCGCCACGCGCACCGTGGTGCTCTACGCCCACTACGACGGGCAGCCGGTCGACCCGAAGCAGTGGACCGGTGGGACACCATTCACGCCGATCCTGCGTGACAAGGCGCTCTATCAAGGGGGGAAGGAGATCGCCTTCCCCAACGATGGGCAGCGCCTCGATGGCGAGGCGCGCATCTACGCCCGCTCGGCCAGCGACGACAAGGGGTCGATCATCGCGATGCTCACCGCACTCGACGCGCTCAAGGCGCGCGGGGCGGCCCCTTCGCTCAACCTGAAGTTCTTCTTCGAGGGAGAGGAGGAGGCCGGGTCGGGGCACCTGCAGCAGATCCTCGAGACGTACAAGTCGGTGCTCAAGGGCGACGCCTGGCTCTTCTGCGACGGCCCCGTGCACCAGGGGGGCGACCAGCAGCTCGTCTTTGGGCTGCGCGGCGTGACCGGGCTGGAGATGACCGTCTACGGCCCCACGCGCCCGTTGCACAGCGGGCACTATGGCAACTGGGCGCCCAACCCGGGCATGCTCCTCACCCACCTCGTCGCCTCGATGCGCAGCGACGACGGCGAGATCCTCATTCCCGGCTTCTACCGCGACGTGCGGCCGCTCAGCGCCGCCGAGCGCAAGGCGATTGCCGGGCTCCCGCTGGTGGACACCACGCTCCGGCGCTCGTTAGGTCTGGCCCGCACCGAGGGGAGCAACGCGCTGTTGGCCGAGCGCATCATGCGCCCCGCGCTCAACCTGCGCGGCATTCGCGTGGGAGGGGTGCAGGAGCTGGGGTCGAATACCATCTCCACCGAGGCGTTCGCGTCGTTCGACTTCCGCCTGGTCCCCAACCAGACGCCCGAGCGCGTGCGCGAGCTGGTGGAGCGGCACCTGCGCACCAAGGGGTGGCACATCGTGAGCGACACGCCGTCGGTGGCCGATCGACTCAAGTATCCGCGCCTGGTGCGGCTGCAATGGGAGAAGGGGTATCCGGCGCAGCGCGCGTCGATGGACGACCCGTTCTCGCAGGCGCTGGTGCGTGCCGTGAGCGACGGCGCCCCCAAGGCGCCGCTCCTCGTCCCCACGCTTGGCGGGTCGGGGCCGAGCTACCTGTTCACGCTGGTGCTGGGCGTTCCGGTCGTGACGCTCCCCATTGCCAACTACGACAACAACCAGCACGCCACCAACGAGAACCTGCGCGTGCAGAACTTGTGGAACGCGATCGAGATGTATGCGGGGATGATGTCGCGGCTGGGGAGGGAGTGGGGGGGGCCGGTGGTGCCGTGA
- a CDS encoding DMT family transporter, translated as MTASSVSPTRSAPSRAGVLSPGIRAMAIGAWWFAVMGLLVKLAGRRLPSSQVVLVRAALTLAMSWWAVRQANVPSIWGRQRGLLLARGALGAIGINCFYWSLVHLPLGEATLIQYTNPIFATILAALWVGERVRPGEVLCLAFALAGVILITRPGWMFGSAASTYASRDVGIALFGAVCSGAAYAAVRKMGSGEHPSVVVFYLPLVTFPIAIPFASSNWLMPTTAEWAILLGVGIATQLAQVYMTRGLQAETAVRATTTGYLQIVFAGMWGVLLLHERPSLWTLVGAAVIVGSALFMAFGKAHADVGDE; from the coding sequence ATGACCGCGTCGTCAGTATCGCCCACCCGTTCCGCGCCCTCGCGCGCCGGCGTTCTCTCGCCGGGAATCCGCGCCATGGCCATTGGCGCGTGGTGGTTCGCCGTGATGGGGCTCCTCGTCAAGCTCGCGGGGCGGCGCCTGCCGTCGTCGCAGGTGGTCCTCGTGCGCGCCGCGCTCACCCTGGCCATGAGCTGGTGGGCCGTGCGGCAGGCGAACGTCCCCAGCATCTGGGGGCGGCAGCGCGGGCTCCTGCTGGCGCGCGGCGCGCTGGGGGCCATCGGCATCAACTGCTTCTACTGGTCGCTCGTCCATCTCCCGTTAGGCGAGGCGACGCTCATCCAGTACACCAACCCCATCTTCGCCACCATCCTTGCCGCCCTGTGGGTGGGGGAGCGCGTGCGTCCGGGCGAGGTGCTCTGCCTGGCCTTCGCGCTGGCGGGCGTCATCCTCATCACGCGCCCGGGGTGGATGTTCGGGAGCGCGGCGTCGACGTATGCCTCGCGCGATGTCGGCATTGCCCTGTTTGGCGCCGTCTGCTCCGGCGCGGCCTATGCCGCCGTGCGCAAGATGGGGAGCGGCGAGCATCCGTCGGTCGTCGTCTTCTACCTCCCGCTCGTCACCTTCCCCATCGCCATCCCGTTCGCCAGCTCCAACTGGCTGATGCCGACGACCGCGGAGTGGGCGATCCTGCTCGGCGTCGGCATCGCCACGCAACTGGCGCAGGTCTACATGACCAGGGGGCTGCAGGCGGAAACGGCGGTGCGGGCCACGACCACCGGTTACCTGCAGATCGTCTTCGCGGGGATGTGGGGAGTGCTCCTCCTGCACGAGCGCCCGTCGCTCTGGACGCTGGTGGGGGCGGCGGTGATCGTGGGGAGCGCGCTCTTCATGGCCTTCGGGAAGGCGCATGCGGATGTGGGGGATGAGTAA